A genome region from Prinia subflava isolate CZ2003 ecotype Zambia chromosome 12, Cam_Psub_1.2, whole genome shotgun sequence includes the following:
- the LOC134557354 gene encoding cytochrome c oxidase assembly protein COX11, mitochondrial translates to MALCRCSWARFPHGLRLGASPRLCGTRGVRGSNPFTRQQEEEWRRRNRSAVGYIAAAAVSMLGLSYAAVPLYRLYCQATGLGGTAGTDRDAERIERMEPVRDRLIRVTFNADTHASIQWNFKPQQSEIYVVPGETALAFYRAKNPTDKPIIGISTYNVVPFEAGQYFNKIQCFCFEEQRLNPQEEVDMPVFFYIDPEFAEDPKMAKVDLITLSYTFFEAKEGQKLPLPGYQ, encoded by the exons ATGGCGCTGTGCCGCTGCTCCTGGGCGCGCTTTCCCCACGGGCTGCGCCTCGGGGCCTCACCCCGGCTCTGCGGGACACGCGGCGTTCGCGGCTCCAACCCCTTCACccggcagcaggaggaggagtggCGGCGGCGGAACCGCTCTGCCGTGGGCTACATCGCGGCGGCGGCCGTGAGCATGCTGGGGCTGTCGTACGCGGCCGTGCCGCTCTACCGCCTCTACTGCCAG GCCACGGGGCTCGGCGGGACGGCGGGCACGGACCGCGACGCGGAGCGGATCGAGCGCATGGAGCCCGTGCGGGACCGGCTCATCAGGGTCACGTTCAACGCCGACACGCACGCCAGCATCCAGTGGAACTTCAAACCGCAGCAGAGCGAGATCTAC GTGGTACCAGGAGAGACTGCACTGGCATTTTATAGAGCAAAAAATCCTACGGACAAACCAATAATTGGAATCTCCACCTACAACGTTGTCCCCTTTGAAGCAGGACAgtatttcaataaaatacaA tgtttttgttttgaagaacaGAGGCTAAATCCTCAGGAGGAAGTGGACATGCCTGTCTTTTTCTACATTGACCCAGAGTTTGCAGAGGACCCTAAAATGGCTAAAGTTGATTTGATCACCCTCTCTTACACCTTCTTTGAAGCAAAGGAAGGACAGAAGTTGCCACTTCCTGGCTATCAGTGA